One Pleurocapsa sp. PCC 7327 DNA segment encodes these proteins:
- the purL gene encoding phosphoribosylformylglycinamidine synthase subunit PurL, with protein sequence MSAPFSDREIADEGIKPEEYKEIVRRLGRHPNKAELGMFGVMWSEHCCYKNSRPLLKQFPTTGERILVGPGENAGVVDLGDGLRLAFKIESHNHPSAVEPFQGAATGVGGILRDIFTMGARPIAILNSLRFGSLDDAKTRRLFAGVVEGIAHYGNCVGVPTVGGEVYFDPVYSGNPLVNAMALGLMETPEIIKSGASGIGNPVLYVGSTTGRDGMGGASFASAELSDQSIDDRPAVQVGDPFLEKSLIEACLEAFKTGAVVAAQDMGAAGITCSTSEMAAKGGVGIELDLDKIPVRETGMIPYEYLLSESQERMLFVARKGREGELIDIFHRWGLHAVVAGTVIEEPIVRILFKGEIAAEIPATALAENTPIYHRELLQEPPEYARKAWEWTADSLPPCNAQGIVYNCTQKSWNEILLQLLDTPTIASKRWVYRQYDHQVQNNTVIVPGGADAAVIRVRPVDGKPDVSRIGVAATTDCNARYVYLDPYEGAKAAVAEAARNLSCVGAEPLAVTDNLNFGSPENPIGYWQLASACRGISEACRELKTPVTGGNVSLYNETLDSDGKPQPIYPTPVIGMVGLIPDITKVCGQGWKAQGDSIYLLGVRGPSLGGSEYLATVHGIVAGQPPVVDFELERRVQEACRYGIRQGWINSAHDCAEGGLAVALAECCISGRLGADIRLPESDRRFDEILFGEAASRIVVSVNPQCKDGWESYLNEQLGNNWRQIGAVTSQDRNFTVTTDDNHQAIDVTISNMIECWTTAIERRLKQI encoded by the coding sequence ATGTCCGCTCCCTTTTCCGATCGAGAAATCGCCGACGAAGGTATTAAGCCCGAAGAATACAAAGAAATTGTCAGACGCTTAGGTCGCCATCCTAATAAAGCTGAATTGGGAATGTTTGGCGTAATGTGGTCGGAACACTGTTGCTACAAAAATTCCCGACCCCTATTGAAGCAATTTCCCACAACGGGCGAACGCATTCTCGTCGGACCCGGAGAAAATGCAGGCGTAGTAGACTTAGGAGACGGACTCAGATTAGCTTTCAAGATTGAATCGCACAATCACCCCTCCGCTGTCGAACCCTTCCAAGGCGCAGCAACCGGAGTCGGCGGCATTCTCAGAGATATCTTTACCATGGGGGCGCGTCCCATTGCGATTTTGAACTCCTTACGCTTTGGTTCCCTAGACGATGCAAAAACTCGCAGACTATTTGCTGGCGTAGTTGAAGGGATAGCACACTATGGTAACTGCGTTGGCGTGCCCACCGTTGGCGGCGAAGTTTATTTCGATCCCGTTTATTCTGGCAATCCCCTCGTCAACGCCATGGCACTGGGATTGATGGAAACGCCAGAAATCATCAAATCGGGCGCGTCGGGTATTGGCAATCCGGTTTTATACGTCGGTTCTACTACGGGTAGGGACGGCATGGGAGGGGCTAGCTTTGCCAGTGCGGAACTATCAGACCAGTCTATCGACGATCGCCCTGCGGTACAAGTCGGCGATCCTTTCCTAGAAAAATCTCTCATCGAAGCTTGTCTGGAAGCTTTTAAAACAGGTGCAGTCGTTGCCGCACAGGATATGGGTGCGGCGGGAATTACCTGTTCTACCTCGGAAATGGCAGCTAAAGGCGGCGTAGGCATCGAACTGGATTTGGATAAAATTCCCGTCCGCGAAACGGGTATGATTCCTTACGAATATCTCCTCTCGGAATCCCAGGAAAGAATGCTGTTCGTTGCCCGCAAAGGACGAGAGGGGGAGTTAATCGATATTTTCCACCGTTGGGGGCTGCATGCTGTCGTCGCTGGAACCGTGATTGAAGAACCGATTGTCCGCATTCTTTTTAAAGGAGAAATTGCTGCCGAAATCCCCGCAACCGCTTTGGCAGAAAATACCCCCATCTACCATCGGGAACTTCTACAAGAACCGCCAGAATATGCCAGAAAAGCTTGGGAGTGGACGGCGGATTCTCTCCCTCCCTGTAACGCCCAAGGAATTGTGTACAATTGTACACAAAAATCTTGGAACGAGATTTTATTGCAACTGCTAGATACTCCTACCATTGCCTCAAAACGCTGGGTCTATCGCCAATACGACCATCAAGTCCAGAATAATACCGTTATCGTTCCTGGCGGTGCTGATGCAGCAGTTATCCGAGTTCGTCCCGTCGATGGGAAACCGGATGTGTCAAGAATTGGCGTGGCAGCAACTACAGATTGTAATGCTCGCTACGTCTATCTCGACCCCTACGAAGGAGCAAAAGCGGCTGTAGCCGAAGCCGCTCGGAATTTAAGCTGCGTCGGTGCCGAACCGCTAGCAGTTACGGATAACCTCAATTTCGGCAGCCCAGAAAATCCCATCGGATACTGGCAGTTAGCCTCTGCTTGTCGGGGAATTTCTGAAGCTTGTCGAGAACTAAAAACGCCAGTTACAGGGGGAAATGTCTCTCTCTACAACGAAACCTTGGATTCAGACGGAAAACCCCAACCGATCTATCCTACTCCCGTTATTGGCATGGTAGGACTCATCCCTGACATTACCAAGGTCTGCGGGCAAGGGTGGAAGGCACAAGGAGATTCGATCTATTTATTAGGAGTTCGGGGTCCATCGCTAGGAGGATCGGAATATTTAGCAACCGTTCATGGAATCGTCGCTGGCCAGCCGCCCGTGGTGGATTTTGAGCTAGAACGTCGCGTCCAGGAAGCTTGTCGTTATGGAATTCGTCAAGGATGGATAAATTCGGCGCATGATTGTGCCGAAGGCGGTCTGGCCGTGGCGCTGGCGGAATGTTGTATTAGCGGTCGATTGGGGGCAGACATTCGTCTCCCAGAAAGCGATCGCCGATTTGATGAAATTTTATTTGGAGAAGCGGCTAGTAGAATTGTGGTTTCGGTCAATCCCCAATGTAAGGACGGATGGGAGTCTTATCTGAACGAACAGTTGGGCAATAATTGGCGGCAAATTGGCGCGGTAACAAGCCAAGATCGTAATTTTACGGTCACTACAGATGATAATCATCAGGCGATCGACGTTACAATTAGTAACATGATAGAATGTTGGACTACTGCTATAGAGCGTCGCTTAAAACAGATTTAA
- a CDS encoding DUF760 domain-containing protein: MIFNFDFFSSESEQAEQQESNSLMQYLQRQNPEVLERVAQSASPEIKQMIAQNVQGLVGMLPSEDFQVQITTDRENLANLLASAMMTGYFLSQIEQRRNLEAAWSNSESFNSKPSKNI, encoded by the coding sequence ATGATCTTTAATTTTGACTTCTTCTCTTCCGAATCAGAGCAAGCCGAGCAACAGGAATCTAATTCATTGATGCAATACCTTCAGAGACAAAATCCTGAAGTTTTAGAAAGGGTTGCTCAATCGGCTAGTCCGGAAATTAAACAAATGATCGCCCAAAATGTACAAGGGCTAGTTGGGATGTTGCCTTCGGAAGATTTTCAGGTTCAAATTACGACAGATAGAGAAAATCTGGCAAATCTTCTTGCCTCAGCTATGATGACAGGTTACTTTCTCTCTCAAATAGAACAACGCCGAAATCTAGAGGCAGCTTGGTCGAATTCTGAATCTTTCAATTCTAAGCCATCCAAAAACATCTAA
- the purF gene encoding amidophosphoribosyltransferase, giving the protein MIAQELPNPDESLSGAHSSESQPTDKPEEACGVFGVYAPEEEVAKLTYFGLYALQHRGQESAGITTFEEDKVHLYKDMGLVSQVFKESILNEMPGTLAVGHTRYSTTGSSRRANAQPAVIETRLGSLALAHNGNLVNTPELRQELEKRGGNFNTTTDSEMIAVAIAQEVDRGKEWLEAAISAFQLCSGAYSLVIGTPVGLMGARDPNGIRPLVIGTIGEDPVRYVLSSETCGLDIIGADYLRDVEPGELVWITEKGLASFHWSPKPERKLCIFEMIYFARPDSIMHDETLYTYRSRLGQQLARESYVEADLVMGVPDSGVPAAIGFSQVSGIPYGEGLIKNRYVGRTFIQPTQHMRESGIRMKLNPLKDVLAGKRVIIVDDSIVRGTTSRKIVKALREAGAKEVHMRISSPPVTHPCFYGIDTDTQDQLIAATKSVEEIAQQLGVDSLAYLSWKGMLEVTGEDPNSFCSACFTGDYPIPIPENVKRSKLILEKIKA; this is encoded by the coding sequence ATGATCGCTCAAGAACTTCCTAACCCTGACGAATCTCTTTCTGGCGCTCATTCTTCCGAAAGTCAGCCCACCGATAAACCCGAGGAAGCCTGCGGAGTATTCGGTGTCTATGCGCCAGAAGAAGAGGTTGCTAAGTTAACTTATTTTGGTTTATATGCGCTACAGCACCGAGGACAAGAATCGGCAGGCATCACTACTTTTGAGGAAGACAAAGTTCATCTCTATAAAGACATGGGGCTTGTCTCTCAAGTCTTTAAGGAATCTATCTTAAACGAAATGCCTGGAACCCTGGCAGTGGGACATACTCGTTATTCAACTACGGGTTCGAGCCGCAGGGCAAACGCACAACCCGCCGTCATTGAGACGCGCTTGGGTTCGCTCGCTCTAGCACACAATGGCAATCTTGTCAATACCCCAGAACTGCGCCAGGAGTTAGAAAAGCGCGGGGGTAATTTTAATACAACCACAGATTCAGAGATGATTGCCGTCGCGATCGCTCAAGAAGTCGATCGCGGTAAAGAGTGGCTAGAAGCGGCAATTAGTGCGTTTCAATTGTGTTCGGGCGCGTATAGTTTGGTAATTGGCACGCCTGTCGGGTTAATGGGCGCGCGCGATCCCAACGGCATTCGTCCCTTGGTCATCGGAACCATCGGCGAAGATCCGGTGCGTTACGTTTTGTCCTCAGAAACCTGCGGCTTAGATATTATCGGGGCAGACTACCTGCGGGATGTAGAACCTGGGGAATTGGTTTGGATTACCGAAAAGGGATTGGCTTCTTTCCACTGGTCGCCAAAACCGGAGAGAAAGCTATGTATCTTTGAAATGATTTATTTTGCCAGACCCGATAGCATTATGCACGACGAAACTCTCTACACCTATCGGTCGCGATTGGGTCAACAACTAGCCAGAGAATCTTATGTAGAAGCCGATCTAGTTATGGGAGTGCCCGATTCCGGAGTTCCTGCGGCGATTGGGTTTTCTCAGGTTTCTGGAATTCCCTACGGCGAAGGCTTGATTAAAAACCGCTATGTCGGCCGCACGTTTATTCAACCGACGCAGCACATGAGAGAATCCGGCATTCGCATGAAACTCAATCCTCTCAAAGATGTTTTAGCCGGAAAACGGGTTATTATCGTCGATGATTCGATCGTGCGAGGAACGACTAGCCGCAAAATCGTCAAAGCATTAAGGGAAGCAGGAGCCAAAGAAGTCCATATGCGAATTTCTTCTCCTCCAGTGACTCACCCCTGCTTTTATGGCATCGATACCGACACGCAAGATCAACTGATTGCGGCAACTAAATCGGTAGAAGAGATCGCTCAACAACTAGGGGTTGATTCGCTTGCCTATCTTAGCTGGAAAGGAATGTTAGAAGTCACTGGCGAAGATCCCAATAGTTTTTGTTCGGCTTGTTTTACGGGAGACTATCCGATTCCCATTCCAGAAAATGTCAAGCGTTCCAAATTAATTTTAGAAAAAATTAAAGCTTAA